In the genome of Crassaminicella thermophila, the window AAAAAGTGGTTATTAATGAGTTCTTTGCTTATGCAAATCTAGGAGAGCTAATAAAAAATAATGTACTAAGCCATAGAACGATTGTAATATTAACTTATGCACTATGTGGTTTTGCTAACTTTAGTTCTATTGGTATTCAAGTTGGTGGAATCGGTTCCTTAGCGCCAGAAAGACGTTCAGATATAGCAAAATTAGGTATTAAGTCATTAATAGGTGGAAGCTTAGCAGCATTTATGACTGCAACGATAGCTGGAATTTTAATGTAGATAATAATTTTTAAAAGGGTTATGCATAATTATTATGTGTAGCTCTTTTTTGGTATTTTAGAGAAAACTATTTTTATGATACAATTGTGAGTAGATTATAAAAGGTTTAAGGAGTTATTATATGAAACATAAAATATTGATTGTAGAAGATGAAAATAGTATAAGAAGTTTATTAAAGATTACTTTTAAAAATAGTGGTTATAGTATTATTGAAACAGCATGTGGAGAAGAAGGAATAGAAAAAGCAAAATTAGAAAAACCTCATGTAGCGATTTTAGATGTAATGTTACCTGGTATAGATGGTTTTGCAGTCTGTGAAGTACTTAGAAAAGAATTTCCACAAATGGGGATTATCATGCTTACTGCAAGGGGGCAGGATTTAGATAAAATATCTGGTTTAAAGTTAGGTGCAGATGATTATGTAATAAAGCCTTTTAATCCTATAGAACTAGTATTACGTGTACAAGCACTGCTGCGCCGTATTGATGATATGAAATCAAAAAAAGAGACTATTATTGAAAGTTATCCTTTTAAAATTGATACGACTGCACATATTGTTTATAAACAAGATAAAGTCATTGAGATGACACCAAAAGAATATTTATTAATGAAAATATTTGTAGAAAATAAAGGAAAAGCATTTACAAGAGATGAATTATTAGATTTAGTTTGGGGATGGGATTTTATTGGAGATACGAAAATTGTAGATGTAAATATTCGAAGATTAAGAAGAAAAATAGAAGATGATGCTTCAAAACCTATTTTTATTGAAACGGTTTGGGGCGTAGGATATAGATGGAGAAAGCCGGGAGAAAAGTATGAAAAGTATAAAAAAAAGGTTAATGATTAATTTTATGTTAGTTATATTTATTAGTGTGCTATTTCTTGAAATATTGCTTATAAACTTTGTGAAACAGTATTATTATAAGAATGTTGAAGATGTTTTGACAAACCAAATTATGATTTCTTCAGAATTTTATACAAGATACTTTTCGAATGCTTCGCTAGAGGATAATATATTAGATAATGTAGATGTGTTTTGGAAGCAAACACCAGCACAAGTACAAATTATTGATTTATCAGGAAAAGTTTTAATGGATTCTATTGGTGTTGGATGGAAAGAACATATACATGCTACAGATATAAAGAAAGCATTAGATGGTAAAAAGGGAGTATGGACTGGAAAAGTAGACTATGATGATCATAAGGTAATGGCAGTAGCGTATCCATTAAAAGCTGATAATAAGATTGTTGGTGTGTTAAGATTTATTACATCTTTAGAGGAAGTAAATAACGGTATTAAAAGGATATCTATGATTTTTCTTAGTATAGGTGCTTTTGTTACTATTATATCTGGTATTGTAAGTATTTTTTTAGCAAATACCATTACAATACCTATTGAAGAATTAACAAATACAGCGAAGAAAATGGCATTAGGAAATTTTAAGGTAAGAAGTAGAAAAAAGTATGATGATGAAATAGGAAAATTGTCAGATACTTTAAATTTTATGGCTGATGAAATTGTAAAAAAAGATCAACTAAAAAATGAATTTATTTCTTCTGTATCTCATGAAATTCGAACACCGCTAACGGCTATCAAAGGGTGGGCTTTGGTATTAAATAATCAAGAACTTAATGATAAAGAGACCATGAGAGAAGGATTAAAAATTATTGAAAAGGAAAGTGAAAGATTGACTTTAATGGTAGAGGAACTTTTAGATTTTTCAAAGTTTGTATCTGGGAAGATTACCTTAAACAAGGAAAAAGTTATTATTGAAGATTTAGTAAAATATATTGAAAAATATATGAGGCCTCGTGCATCAAGAGATAAAATAAATTTTATGGTTGATTATGATAAAGATATTCCTCCAATGTTTATGGATAAAAATAGAATAAAACAGGTATTAATTAATGTATTAGATAACGCATTTAAATTTACTGATAAAGGAGGAATGGTATCGTTTTATGCAAAGTTGGAAAAAAACGAGCTTATTATGTCAATAAAGGATAATGGATGCGGGATTAGCAGTGAGGATTTACCAAAGGTAAAAGAAAAATTTTACAAAGGGAAAAACAGTAAATCAAAAAATGGTATAGGATTATCTATTTGTGATGAAATTGTTAAATTACATGAAGGATCTTTAGATATAGAGAGTGAGTTAAATAAAGGAACAATTGTAAATATTAGATTACCTATTGAATCGTTTATTTAAACATTTAGGAGAAGGAATATGAAGAAAAAAGGTTTTTTTATTATTTTTTTTATTAGTATTTTTATTTTACAAGGATGTGTAGATATAAATTTAGATATAGGAGAAAGTATTGTAGCACCAAAAAATAAGCAGATTCCAATTAAAGGTACATGGAAAATAGAAAGCTACTATAAGATAGAGGATTATAGTTCTAAAGAAGAAATAAAAAGTTTGATAGGAAAAACGGCAATATTTAGTGAAGACTTAGTGGTTTTAGGAGAGGAAGTTTGTGAAAAACCAGAATATAAGATAAAAAATGTTAATACGAAGGATTTTTTTCTATATGCATATAAAGTCAATTATAAAGATTTAGGGTTTGAAAATAAAACTATTGAGGTTATTACAATTACTTCAAAAGAGAAATATTTTTACGATTTTATCAGAGTAAATGAAAATAAATTAATTGTATGTATAGATGATGTATTTTATTATTTAAGTAAAATTTCTGATGTAGCAAATGATGAAATGTTATGTAAAAATACTAAAATACAGCTTGAGCCTAAAAATGAGATGTTTCTTGAATCAAATTTATTGCGTTCAGGCGTTTTGATTGGACTTAGTTCTAAAAATAATGATCGTAAAAATGAATTTTATAGAACTTTATGGATTGCTGCAAAAAATAGAAAGGTATATTCTATATTAGAAACACCAAATTTATTTGTACCAAGAAAAAGTGGTTTTTGGATTGTAGGAGAAAATCGGGTAAAAAAAGATGGGTATATTCATGATTATTTATTTGCTTACCCATTAGAACAAAATGGTAAAGAAAAAGAGAAGATACAAAAAGAATATTTTAAAGAAAATATTATTAGGAGAATACTATTTGTTGGAAATGATTATGTAGCAACAGAGTTTAGTAAACTTGATGGAATACAAAGGAATCGATTACAGGTACTGCTTATTGATAATATTAAAAAGAATATAGGTATAAAAATATCTGATATTGCAGGAGATACTGGAAGAGATGCTTATATAAGTTCTGCTGAAGGATATCTTACAACATTAAAAAAAGATGAAGGAAGTAAGTTATATAAGCCTAGAGAAGATAGTTTTACATTAGCACGAAGAAATGGACACTGGATTATGAAGGGAAGACTATATTATAAAGAGTCTGTGAGTGAGGACAGTTTCTTAGAATTTAATATTAATATGATTCCACCTTATAAAATTGTTCATTATGATGAATTGTACTTATCATGGAATCAAATAAAAGAAAAAGTGCCTAAAGCTATAGATGGATATACTTCACCGAATAAGGATTTAGCAATTATTGTTACTAAAAATACAATATATGTATATGGTTTAAGTAATGATAAACTTTCTGATAAATATATAGAAAAAATAGACCTAAAAGAGGGGGAGAGTGTCGTAATGGCTGAATGGGCTACTGGTAGCTATGTGGAAAAGTGGAATAATGTCTTTGAAGATTATGCTTCAAATATATGAAAATGGCCAGCAAATAGCTGGTCATTTTAAATATCATATTTTTTCCAAAGGTTGTTAAGATCAAAATTAGATAAAGAAGACAATATTTTCTCTGAAGCATCGGGATAAATTTTTTCTAATTGAAATAAAAGCTTTTTCATATCTTCTCTAACGGTCTTTTTGTCTTTAGGACAAGTACTTGTAATGACAGGAAGATTAAATTTATTTACAAAAGATTCTATTAAATTTTCTCTAATATATATCATAGGTCTTATGATGTGCATGTCTTTTTCACTATTGTAGCTATTTGGGTGAAATGTTCCTAATTTTCCTACTTTTAATACATTCATAAATAGGGTTTCGATAACATCATCCGCATTATGACCGAGTGCTATTTTGTTGACATTATAATTTTTAGAAACCCTTGCTAAAGCACCTCTTCTTAATTTAGAACAGAGTGAACAAGGATTCTTTTCTTTACGATCATTAAAAATTACATCAGCAATGTTTGTTTTTTCTATAATAAGAGGAATATTATTTTTTGTACAATAACTTTTTAGTGATTCTATATCCATACTAAAGCCTAAATCAATATGAATACCGATGAATTCAAAATTTTTTATGGAAGTCTGCTGTATAAGTTTTAAACAAAACAACAGAAAAATGCTATCTTTTCCACCTGATAAACCAACGGCTATTTTATCATTTGGTTGAATCATCTCATAATCAGTAATGGCTTTTCTAATATTATTTAAAAAGAGTTTGTTGTACTTTTTTTCAAATTTTATCATTGAACAGCCTCTATTCTACTTTATTTGTTAAAGTACCAATTTTTTCAATGTAGCATTCAATAACATCTCCAGATTTTAAAAATTTAAATGGTTTAAATCCTAAGCCAACCCCTGAAGGAGTTCCAGTGAGAATAATATCTCCTGCTCTTAGGTATGTTCCTTTTGATAAATCACTTATAATGTATGGAATATCAAATATTAAGTTTTTTGTATTGGAATTTTGTCTGAGTTCTCCATTAATGCGACATTGAATATCTAATTCAACAGGAAAAGGGATTTCGCTTTTATGTACTATAAAAGGCCCCATTGGACAAAAAGTTTCTAGACTTTTTCCTCTAAACCATTGTTCATGCTTTCTTTGAATATTTCTTGCAGATACATCGTTTACAATCGTGTATCCAAAGATATATTCTTCAACTTCTTCCTTTTTTATATTAATACCATCTTTTCCAATAATGATAGCCAATTCAACTTCATAATCTATCTTATCTGTTATTTCTGCATGATTTTTAATTATATCACCATCGCCAATAGCTGGATCTGCAATTTTTGTAAAATATATTGGAAATTTTGGTATTTCATCATTAGCGCCTGGCAATCCAATAATTTCTTTTGCATGATCGAGATAATTTTTCCCTAGGCAGATTAGATTTCTGCGAGGATAAGGGATAGGAGCACATAATTTGACATTTTCAAGAGGAATACATTCAAAATTATGTGTTTTAAGGATTTTTTTTATATCTTTTATTAAAATATCGTCTGATTGTTCTATGAAATCTTTTAAAGTTTTAGGTGCTATTACCCCTAATTGATCAAAAATTTGTTGTAGTGGAATTATATTTTTTTGATCTTTACTCAAAACTCCAAATTTTTCTTCTTCATTGTAACGAAATGTAGCAAAATACATATGATTACTCCTTTCTTTTTTATATCTATTGATAAAATTAAACTAAGAAAGATTTTGTTTTAGTAAATTTCTATGTAAAAGATAAAAATCCTTCAAAATTTGAGAATATTCATTTATGAGGTATATTATTTAACATTTTCAATCTATGTTCTGCAATTAATAGATCAACCATTCTTCCATAACTGTGTATACCATCCTTTTGTCTATTAGATTTAAGATAAGCGTTATTAATTTTCGTAGACGCTCTTTCAATAGGGCCTTCATACCTTTGCCAAAATATTTTTAAGTTAGATAAATCTCTTATTAAGCCTTCACTATATTTTTTATGCAGTGTATGATATTTTTCTTGATCATAGCGAAAAAGGGCATTCATTGAATGGATTAATGCCAGAAGGGTTCCAGAGTATTGAAAGTCAATATCAGGATTCATATTACATGTAATATAAGCAATATAATTAGCTTCATCTTCTCTAGAGAAACCTCGTTGATGTGCCATTTCATGACATGCTGTACTTCCTAACATGGCATGTGGAATGTCAATGTTTACGTTTGCTTCACCAGTAAATGGGCAGTAAATTCCTGATATACCCATATAAGATAGTACTTTTGAGAAAAAGATACCTTTTGGGTTTGCGTATCTACCACTTAGTTCTGGATAGATATTAGCTGCTATTTCATAGCCTTTATATGCTCTGTGTAAAACATCCATATGACCATTTGGAATGTACATAATACCATCTTTGTTTTCAGCTACTTTACTTCGTAGGGTATTTGCACGATCAATAAGGCTTTTACATAAATCTTCTAATTCTTCAATGGAAGCTGGTTGTACATTAAGTTTAGCGATTTTAGAAAATGGCAGACGATTATAGTTTAACCCCCAAAGCATAATAAAAAGAAAATAAATAATACTAACAAAAATAAGGAGATTTGTTAAGGATTGAAGAATGATAGATTTTTTTGTGTGTTTTTTATTTATTATTTTTATGATGAATTGAATCAAGCTCCAAATAATAAAAAATATAAGAAATAAAATCAATAATTCTGCAATGGAGAAAGGAATTAAACCAGTAAAGAGGTTTATTCCTTGTACAATAAGTTTATAAAAATTTTTTGAATATATAGTTTCTATAAAATAAGGTGTGAATGCTGTTGTATAAAACAATAAAATACCTATGGGTAGTAAAAGTATGAATATGAACTTGTGAAGTTTTTTTATGTTTTTCATTAAGATTTTTCCAACTTTCTATTAAATATTTTATATACGATTCTATAAGCTTTATTTTACCAAAAGTATGAATATTTTAAAACATACAAGAAACTTTTATTGCATATTTACAAAGGACTATATAGTTATACATAAGATGGAAAAAGTACATACTAAAAAATATAAAATGAATAGATGTGTTTTTGAGGAGGTATTGTTTATGAAAGATAATGGTTCAGGATTATCTGCATGGGGACTTACTATGATGGCATTAGGAACGGTAGTAGGAGGTTCATTTTTTCTAGGATCAGCTATTGCCATTCGTGCTGCAGGACCGAGTGTGGTTATTTCATATTTTTTAGGAGGAGGACTGGTTTATTTAATTCTTTTTGCTCTATCAGAGATGACAGTGGCAGATGCAGATCCAGGTTCTTTTCGTACATTTTCACAGAGAGCCTTTGGCCCAGCAGTTGGTTTTGTTGTTGGATGGGTATATTGGACAGGTCTTGTACTGGCTATGTCTAGTGAGGCAACAGCAGTAGCGCTATTTTTTAGAGTATGGTTTCCTAAAATATCATTACCATTTTTAGGATCAATTATAATTGTAAGTATTACCCTTCTAAATCTTTTAGGAGCTGAACGTCTAAGTAAGTTAGAAAGTGGATTAGCAGCAATAAAGCTTTTTTCAATTATTGGATTTATTGTGTTAGCCATTGCTTTAATAACAGGTGTTATGCCAAATACATCTGCTGTAGGTATAGGGGTACTAAAAAAAGAAGCATTATTTCCTAGAGGAATTTCAGGGATTGCTGGAAGTATGTTGATTGTAATGTTTACATATGCAGGATTTGAAATAATTGGACTTGCTGCATCTGAAACTGCTAATCCGTATCGTGTTGTTCCTAGAGCTATTACTTACACTGTTTTAGGATTAGTAGGTTTATATACGTTAGCTATTACGTTATTGTTACCGTTAATACCTACAAATAGTCTTACAGAGGAAGTTAGCCCTTTTGTAGCTGCGCTGCAATCTAGGGGTGTAAGTTGGGCTGCAGGTGCTATAAATATAGTTTTGGTTACTGCTATTTTATCTACTATGCTAGCAGCAACTTTTGGATTAGGAAGA includes:
- a CDS encoding response regulator transcription factor: MKHKILIVEDENSIRSLLKITFKNSGYSIIETACGEEGIEKAKLEKPHVAILDVMLPGIDGFAVCEVLRKEFPQMGIIMLTARGQDLDKISGLKLGADDYVIKPFNPIELVLRVQALLRRIDDMKSKKETIIESYPFKIDTTAHIVYKQDKVIEMTPKEYLLMKIFVENKGKAFTRDELLDLVWGWDFIGDTKIVDVNIRRLRRKIEDDASKPIFIETVWGVGYRWRKPGEKYEKYKKKVND
- a CDS encoding amino acid permease, translating into MKDNGSGLSAWGLTMMALGTVVGGSFFLGSAIAIRAAGPSVVISYFLGGGLVYLILFALSEMTVADADPGSFRTFSQRAFGPAVGFVVGWVYWTGLVLAMSSEATAVALFFRVWFPKISLPFLGSIIIVSITLLNLLGAERLSKLESGLAAIKLFSIIGFIVLAIALITGVMPNTSAVGIGVLKKEALFPRGISGIAGSMLIVMFTYAGFEIIGLAASETANPYRVVPRAITYTVLGLVGLYTLAITLLLPLIPTNSLTEEVSPFVAALQSRGVSWAAGAINIVLVTAILSTMLAATFGLGRMIRSLADEGCAPSWVKDKNDVPYKGIIFSGIAMLLALAMSFLLPKKIYIFLVSSGGFSLLFTYLIILATHYKFRKCQGCPPKGKCQLFGYPYTSWIAIIFLIAIIGSMPLIPGQGAGLVAGLSLVVFYYICYLLSKT
- a CDS encoding tRNA lysidine(34) synthetase gives rise to the protein MIKFEKKYNKLFLNNIRKAITDYEMIQPNDKIAVGLSGGKDSIFLLFCLKLIQQTSIKNFEFIGIHIDLGFSMDIESLKSYCTKNNIPLIIEKTNIADVIFNDRKEKNPCSLCSKLRRGALARVSKNYNVNKIALGHNADDVIETLFMNVLKVGKLGTFHPNSYNSEKDMHIIRPMIYIRENLIESFVNKFNLPVITSTCPKDKKTVREDMKKLLFQLEKIYPDASEKILSSLSNFDLNNLWKKYDI
- a CDS encoding fumarylacetoacetate hydrolase family protein, translating into MYFATFRYNEEEKFGVLSKDQKNIIPLQQIFDQLGVIAPKTLKDFIEQSDDILIKDIKKILKTHNFECIPLENVKLCAPIPYPRRNLICLGKNYLDHAKEIIGLPGANDEIPKFPIYFTKIADPAIGDGDIIKNHAEITDKIDYEVELAIIIGKDGINIKKEEVEEYIFGYTIVNDVSARNIQRKHEQWFRGKSLETFCPMGPFIVHKSEIPFPVELDIQCRINGELRQNSNTKNLIFDIPYIISDLSKGTYLRAGDIILTGTPSGVGLGFKPFKFLKSGDVIECYIEKIGTLTNKVE
- a CDS encoding DUF3810 domain-containing protein; this encodes MKNIKKLHKFIFILLLPIGILLFYTTAFTPYFIETIYSKNFYKLIVQGINLFTGLIPFSIAELLILFLIFFIIWSLIQFIIKIINKKHTKKSIILQSLTNLLIFVSIIYFLFIMLWGLNYNRLPFSKIAKLNVQPASIEELEDLCKSLIDRANTLRSKVAENKDGIMYIPNGHMDVLHRAYKGYEIAANIYPELSGRYANPKGIFFSKVLSYMGISGIYCPFTGEANVNIDIPHAMLGSTACHEMAHQRGFSREDEANYIAYITCNMNPDIDFQYSGTLLALIHSMNALFRYDQEKYHTLHKKYSEGLIRDLSNLKIFWQRYEGPIERASTKINNAYLKSNRQKDGIHSYGRMVDLLIAEHRLKMLNNIPHK
- a CDS encoding sensor histidine kinase — encoded protein: MKSIKKRLMINFMLVIFISVLFLEILLINFVKQYYYKNVEDVLTNQIMISSEFYTRYFSNASLEDNILDNVDVFWKQTPAQVQIIDLSGKVLMDSIGVGWKEHIHATDIKKALDGKKGVWTGKVDYDDHKVMAVAYPLKADNKIVGVLRFITSLEEVNNGIKRISMIFLSIGAFVTIISGIVSIFLANTITIPIEELTNTAKKMALGNFKVRSRKKYDDEIGKLSDTLNFMADEIVKKDQLKNEFISSVSHEIRTPLTAIKGWALVLNNQELNDKETMREGLKIIEKESERLTLMVEELLDFSKFVSGKITLNKEKVIIEDLVKYIEKYMRPRASRDKINFMVDYDKDIPPMFMDKNRIKQVLINVLDNAFKFTDKGGMVSFYAKLEKNELIMSIKDNGCGISSEDLPKVKEKFYKGKNSKSKNGIGLSICDEIVKLHEGSLDIESELNKGTIVNIRLPIESFI